The Pseudomonas iranensis genome includes a window with the following:
- a CDS encoding DUF805 domain-containing protein, whose translation MSCWIRLGIEPTTDETLIRSAYRARLPAHHPETDPEGFQALRMAYESALRLAREEEEEAGDEIDAAQANVVRAPQAFLDFCALLDDPARRFNHTAWQAFVRTLDELSLEVLDDLNWGLYHRLSGAGPLSYRCANLLAQRMAWDQQLLDLAFDDAQAVEGFLQRIKTPDPFDTDLMSAWSEPAQTESLWYARSLDFIFTQRPLHEFAEFASRHTCLPLPNDAAYLKRLLVQFTQAGMGAPTFLQCCAEQHDAAPDNVDWLYLLACQYSLLGHDDQAFPCWIRLWSEHRHPAAESRLLELCAKRQPTFLPLLIQAFDRLEDCAVWPDELGAECQVYGSPSQRPETLTRWLGVGRLKLDALAQSFVDWRMAGDELPLLAQLIGENHDSRLLRLYRHAWALHRGDSALLQQIVDEPLPVDALECLVLSGLKYQARQHLHWLAKAPVAQAMSAFTDSQTLSPQLPLALSEGALHKVCRLWLQRLRPYSDTALARIADAFELSAVKDGNDLSELDLMLQLSRRATGLPPIGLGAAIWDWHAQTVFFLALLEQPERWLQLIDAQCLERLPFNPAHPLSRLQPLLRRLLREQGNCAGLLGWLQGDDPVHGLLVQQLFSVEQALDSARLPANTLLYTCVESDRAACGDDLLGLLMFWGVLYHDPGLSAEQHRALLQSIEAVSCEDNWFEGFRDGLIKGEPVWPPRKVLTDFGVDKLLAYEALDALKSLIRYGAAGVPKTRVLRQLQQGKDDVQNSVGLRLALCALLSWSERLLLANSDVQPVPAKAFWRLGSRLGRKAFIAQVLGCVVVTPIAGLITGTTIGGMVIFLLGVLLLFAAVLRRLHDMGRGIPTLLIFLGLSPFLPFLPLVLFGFPGDKLPNRYGVPPDSGADMLSGGLQAALRQLNG comes from the coding sequence ATGAGTTGCTGGATTCGACTGGGCATTGAACCGACTACTGACGAAACCCTGATTCGCAGCGCCTATCGCGCCCGTTTGCCGGCGCACCATCCGGAAACCGATCCGGAAGGTTTTCAAGCGCTACGCATGGCCTACGAGAGTGCCCTGCGTCTGGCCCGTGAAGAGGAGGAAGAGGCTGGAGACGAGATCGACGCTGCACAAGCCAATGTCGTTCGGGCGCCTCAAGCTTTCCTGGATTTCTGTGCGCTGCTGGATGATCCCGCGCGACGATTCAATCACACGGCGTGGCAGGCATTCGTCCGGACGCTGGATGAATTGTCACTGGAGGTTTTAGATGACCTCAACTGGGGCTTGTACCACCGACTGTCCGGCGCCGGTCCGTTGTCCTACCGTTGTGCGAATCTGTTGGCGCAGCGCATGGCCTGGGACCAGCAATTGCTCGATCTGGCATTCGACGATGCGCAAGCGGTAGAAGGCTTTTTGCAGCGCATCAAGACGCCCGACCCGTTCGACACGGATCTGATGAGCGCCTGGTCAGAGCCGGCACAGACCGAGTCGCTGTGGTATGCCCGTAGCCTCGATTTCATCTTTACTCAGCGTCCGCTTCACGAGTTCGCCGAGTTCGCCAGTCGGCACACGTGCTTGCCGTTGCCCAACGATGCCGCGTACCTCAAGCGGTTGCTGGTGCAGTTCACCCAAGCGGGGATGGGCGCGCCGACGTTCCTGCAATGCTGTGCCGAACAGCACGATGCCGCGCCGGATAACGTCGACTGGCTGTACCTGCTGGCGTGTCAGTACAGTCTGTTGGGGCACGACGATCAAGCGTTTCCATGCTGGATTCGGCTCTGGAGCGAACATCGCCATCCCGCGGCAGAGAGTCGCTTGCTGGAGCTGTGTGCCAAGCGTCAGCCGACCTTTCTGCCGTTGCTGATTCAGGCGTTCGATCGTCTGGAGGACTGCGCCGTTTGGCCGGACGAACTGGGTGCTGAGTGCCAAGTGTATGGCAGTCCGTCACAACGGCCCGAGACCTTGACCCGTTGGTTGGGTGTCGGACGGCTCAAGCTTGATGCACTGGCGCAAAGCTTTGTTGATTGGCGCATGGCGGGCGACGAGTTGCCATTGCTCGCGCAGTTGATCGGCGAAAACCACGACAGCCGTTTGCTGCGTCTGTACCGGCACGCCTGGGCGCTGCATCGTGGTGATTCGGCCTTGTTGCAGCAGATTGTCGACGAACCGCTGCCGGTGGACGCGCTGGAATGCCTGGTTTTGAGCGGCCTGAAGTATCAGGCCAGGCAACATCTGCATTGGCTGGCCAAGGCGCCTGTTGCGCAGGCCATGAGCGCTTTCACTGACTCGCAAACACTTTCACCGCAATTGCCGCTCGCGTTGTCCGAAGGTGCGCTGCACAAGGTTTGTCGTCTGTGGTTGCAGCGCTTACGGCCCTATAGCGACACGGCGCTTGCACGCATTGCCGACGCGTTCGAGCTGAGTGCGGTCAAAGACGGCAATGACCTCTCGGAGCTTGATCTCATGCTCCAGTTGAGTCGGCGCGCGACAGGTTTGCCGCCGATCGGGTTGGGAGCGGCCATCTGGGATTGGCACGCTCAAACCGTGTTTTTTCTGGCATTGCTGGAACAACCCGAGCGCTGGTTGCAATTGATTGATGCGCAGTGTCTGGAGCGTTTGCCGTTCAATCCTGCGCATCCTTTGAGCCGACTGCAGCCGCTATTGCGGCGCTTGCTGCGTGAGCAGGGCAATTGCGCCGGTTTGCTCGGCTGGCTGCAGGGTGACGATCCTGTGCACGGTTTGCTGGTGCAACAGTTGTTCAGTGTCGAGCAGGCTCTCGACAGCGCCAGGCTGCCCGCCAATACCCTGCTTTACACCTGCGTCGAAAGTGACCGTGCGGCGTGCGGCGATGACCTGCTGGGCTTGTTGATGTTCTGGGGCGTGCTCTACCACGATCCAGGCCTGAGCGCCGAGCAGCACCGGGCGTTGTTGCAGTCGATTGAAGCGGTCAGTTGCGAGGATAACTGGTTCGAAGGCTTTCGCGACGGTCTGATCAAGGGCGAACCGGTGTGGCCACCGCGCAAGGTGTTGACGGATTTCGGTGTCGACAAACTATTGGCCTATGAGGCGCTGGATGCGCTCAAAAGCTTGATTCGCTACGGCGCTGCCGGTGTGCCGAAAACGCGAGTGTTGCGGCAACTGCAGCAGGGTAAGGATGACGTGCAGAACAGCGTCGGTTTGCGCTTGGCACTGTGCGCGTTGCTGTCGTGGTCGGAGCGGTTGCTGTTAGCCAACAGTGATGTCCAGCCAGTACCAGCGAAAGCGTTCTGGCGCCTCGGATCACGGCTGGGGCGCAAGGCTTTCATCGCTCAGGTCCTGGGATGCGTAGTGGTAACCCCAATAGCCGGGCTGATAACGGGCACGACGATTGGCGGGATGGTCATCTTTTTGCTTGGCGTGCTGCTGTTGTTCGCGGCAGTTCTACGGCGGTTGCACGATATGGGCCGGGGCATACCGACACTGCTGATATTTCTTGGATTGTCGCCGTTTCTGCCATTCCTGCCGCTGGTGTTGTTCGGCTTTCCGGGAGACAAACTGCCTAACCGCTATGGCGTGCCGCCGGACAGTGGGGCAGATATGTTGTCCGGCGGGTTGCAGGCTGCTTTACGGCAACTGAACGGTTAA
- a CDS encoding molecular chaperone HscC → MQDASLPRPALLGIDLGTTNSLIAVWREGRAELIRNALGDVLTPSVVSLDEDDTILVGKAARARLTTHPERTAAAFKRFMGSDRQIQLGSRQFSPEELSALVLGSLKQDAEAFLGQAVTEAVISVPAYFSDEQRKRTLFAAELAGLSVTRLINEPTAAAMAYGLHEQKFERTLIFDLGGGTFDVTVLEYALPLIEVHASTGDNFLGGEDFTAALLQACLKHWQLTPSTIDAQAMASLGDALEQLKCKLGEGAQHLSWRYAEQTFEWELDEAAAVKIWEPLLARLRAPIEQALRDARLKPRDLDSLVLVGGATRMPAVQQMVATLFGRLPYRHLDPDTIVALGAATQAACKARDGAVEELILTDVCPYTLGISTNRGEGVSGAFSPIIERNTVIPTSRVQRYSTTFAQQTEIRIAVYQGERPWVRDNIFIDSFDIQFTPSEQLQSLDVRFSYDINGLLEVDVTLLETGERYGHSIDRSPTGLDEQARRDSHARLATLKVHPRDALPNRTLLARLERAWMQSLGDERARIAEWMDTFNTVLAGQQASEIASHRSALNDALDQMRL, encoded by the coding sequence ATGCAGGATGCATCCCTTCCCCGCCCGGCCCTGCTGGGCATCGACCTTGGCACCACCAACAGCCTGATCGCCGTCTGGCGTGAAGGCCGCGCCGAACTGATCCGCAACGCCCTCGGCGATGTGCTGACACCGTCGGTGGTCAGCCTTGATGAAGACGACACGATTCTGGTCGGCAAAGCCGCCCGCGCCCGCCTGACCACGCACCCGGAACGCACTGCCGCCGCGTTCAAGCGCTTCATGGGCAGCGACAGGCAAATCCAGCTCGGCTCTCGCCAGTTCAGCCCGGAAGAGTTGTCGGCGCTGGTACTTGGCTCACTCAAGCAAGACGCGGAAGCCTTTCTCGGCCAGGCGGTCACAGAAGCGGTCATTTCCGTACCGGCATATTTCAGTGACGAGCAGCGCAAGCGCACGTTGTTCGCCGCCGAACTGGCCGGGCTGTCCGTGACGCGCCTGATCAATGAACCGACCGCTGCCGCCATGGCGTACGGCCTGCACGAACAGAAGTTCGAACGCACGCTAATATTCGATCTCGGCGGCGGTACGTTCGACGTCACCGTGCTCGAATACGCATTGCCGCTGATCGAAGTGCACGCCTCCACCGGTGACAACTTTCTTGGCGGCGAAGACTTCACCGCCGCCCTGTTGCAGGCCTGCCTGAAACACTGGCAACTCACACCCTCAACGATCGATGCACAAGCCATGGCCAGCCTCGGTGATGCCCTGGAGCAGCTGAAGTGCAAACTCGGCGAAGGCGCGCAGCACTTGAGCTGGCGGTATGCCGAGCAGACATTCGAATGGGAACTGGATGAAGCCGCTGCAGTGAAAATATGGGAGCCGTTGCTGGCCCGCTTGCGCGCGCCGATCGAACAGGCTCTGCGCGATGCCCGACTGAAACCGCGCGACCTCGACAGCCTGGTGCTGGTCGGTGGCGCCACGCGCATGCCGGCGGTACAGCAAATGGTCGCCACGTTGTTTGGACGCCTGCCTTATCGGCATCTTGATCCGGACACCATCGTGGCTCTGGGCGCAGCGACGCAGGCAGCATGCAAGGCGCGGGATGGTGCGGTCGAGGAATTGATTCTGACGGATGTCTGTCCGTATACGCTGGGGATTTCGACCAATCGTGGCGAAGGCGTCAGTGGCGCGTTCTCGCCGATCATCGAACGTAACACGGTGATTCCAACGTCACGGGTGCAGCGTTACTCGACGACGTTTGCGCAACAGACTGAAATCCGGATCGCGGTGTATCAAGGGGAACGCCCGTGGGTACGCGACAATATCTTCATCGATTCTTTCGACATCCAGTTCACCCCTAGTGAGCAGCTGCAGAGCCTCGATGTGCGTTTCAGTTATGACATCAACGGCCTGCTGGAAGTAGACGTCACGCTTCTGGAAACCGGCGAACGTTACGGCCACAGCATCGACCGCAGCCCGACCGGACTGGATGAACAGGCGCGCAGAGACAGCCATGCCCGGCTCGCGACGCTCAAAGTTCACCCTCGCGACGCCCTGCCCAACCGCACCCTGCTCGCACGGCTGGAGCGAGCATGGATGCAAAGTCTGGGCGACGAGCGTGCGCGCATTGCCGAGTGGATGGACACCTTCAACACCGTGCTTGCCGGCCAGCAAGCCAGCGAAATCGCCAGCCACCGCTCAGCGCTGAATGATGCGCTGGATCAGATGCGTCTTTAA
- a CDS encoding PAS domain S-box protein: MPKSVDRTPPMPRIQAVDPRHSEQSWESAPQLLAALNGARLGAWYWDIERGQISWSRGTQALFGFDPRQPLPADLEYLDLLPPEDRAKTVRAFHAVIAGAPLEQAMHHRIRWPDGSLHWLEISGSLLPDKNGRPRMIGVIREITHQRQREQALSSSEKRFATLFHLCPNMVLLTRQDDGLISEANQYFESLFGWPVQSAIGRTTLELGLWVHPEQRAELVKKTKAKGELISMEVQFRASNGQVHDGILSAQKVELEGQPYLLSTFLDTTERKAAELALKDSQERLDLALDSAQLGTWDWHIPSGMLYGSARAAQLHGLEPIPFHESFEEFFEGVPGEERDSMRDAYRSLREGPAGNYQLTYRVQLPDGSSRYLESRARLYRDDNGAPLRMAGTLLDITDQVEREQRLVASEEKFATLFQVSPDPICVTRQETGEFIEINSSFSQTFGWSAADVIGHTAEEIGLWDASAKSLQRIERVIREQGLSNVAILVQHKDGQSLTCVISSRQISVGDQPCIVTTLRDITQQQRSEAALKASEEKFAKAFHSSPDAITITERDTGRYLEVNDGFCRLTGYRADEVVGKTVYQVGIWAEEKQRSTLLAELQIKGRVHHQEMLGRNKRGELLTVEVSVEPITLNETACLLLTARDVSLLKNAEAQIRHLAYHDPLTNLPNRALLMDRLSQQIALLKRHNLRGALLFLDLDHFKHINDSLGHPVGDTVLKIITARLEASVRMEDTVARLGGDEFVVLLSGLEGSRSEVSEQVRALADTIRELLSEPMFLDGQRLQVTPSIGVALIPDHGSTPTDLLKRADIALYRAKDSGRNTTQMYHNTMQKAASERLRMETDLRLALSRGEFNVHFQPQVDARDNRIIGAEALVRWNHPELGAQSPTEFIKVLEDSGLILEVGTWILDEACNAFKQLIALKLVDPLNFSLCVNISPRQFRQNDFVERIEHSMTSHGLPCSLLKLEITEGIVIQNLEDTISKMRRLKKLGVSFAMDDFGTGYSSLTYLKRLPVDTLKIDQSFIRDATTDSNVAEIIRAIVAMARSLELEVIAEGVETPAQLAFLQGLECHLYQGYLHSRPVGLEDLKKLLP, from the coding sequence ATGCCGAAATCTGTTGACCGAACTCCGCCGATGCCGCGAATCCAGGCTGTCGATCCGCGCCATTCCGAGCAGAGCTGGGAAAGCGCGCCGCAATTGCTCGCCGCGCTCAACGGCGCGCGGCTCGGTGCCTGGTATTGGGACATCGAGCGTGGGCAGATCAGCTGGTCGCGGGGCACCCAGGCGTTGTTCGGTTTCGATCCACGGCAGCCGTTGCCCGCCGATTTGGAATACCTCGACCTGTTGCCGCCGGAGGACCGCGCGAAAACCGTGCGCGCCTTCCACGCGGTCATCGCCGGCGCGCCGCTGGAGCAGGCGATGCATCACCGCATCCGCTGGCCCGACGGCAGCCTGCACTGGCTGGAGATCAGCGGCAGCCTGCTGCCAGACAAGAACGGCCGGCCCCGAATGATCGGGGTGATTCGCGAAATCACCCACCAACGCCAGCGCGAGCAGGCCCTGAGCAGTTCGGAGAAACGTTTCGCGACACTTTTCCACCTGTGCCCGAACATGGTTCTGCTGACCCGTCAGGATGACGGTCTGATCAGCGAGGCCAACCAGTATTTCGAAAGCCTGTTCGGCTGGCCGGTGCAAAGCGCAATCGGCCGCACCACCCTGGAACTGGGCCTGTGGGTGCACCCCGAGCAACGCGCCGAACTGGTGAAGAAAACCAAAGCCAAGGGCGAGCTGATCAGCATGGAAGTGCAGTTTCGCGCCAGCAATGGCCAAGTGCACGACGGCATCCTCAGCGCGCAGAAGGTCGAGCTCGAGGGCCAGCCCTATCTGCTCAGCACGTTTCTCGACACCACTGAACGCAAAGCCGCCGAACTGGCCTTGAAGGACAGCCAGGAACGCCTCGACCTGGCGCTGGATTCGGCGCAACTCGGCACCTGGGACTGGCACATCCCCAGCGGCATGCTTTACGGCTCGGCGCGCGCTGCGCAATTGCACGGGCTGGAGCCGATTCCATTCCATGAATCATTCGAGGAGTTTTTCGAAGGCGTGCCGGGCGAGGAACGCGACAGCATGCGCGACGCCTACCGCAGCCTGCGCGAAGGCCCCGCCGGCAATTATCAACTGACCTACCGCGTGCAATTGCCTGACGGCAGCTCGCGCTATCTGGAAAGCCGCGCGCGTCTCTATCGCGACGACAACGGCGCACCGCTGCGCATGGCCGGTACGTTGCTGGACATCACCGATCAGGTCGAGCGCGAACAGCGTCTGGTCGCCTCGGAAGAGAAATTCGCCACGCTGTTTCAGGTCAGCCCCGATCCGATCTGCGTCACGCGCCAGGAAACCGGGGAGTTCATCGAGATCAATTCCAGCTTCAGCCAGACCTTTGGCTGGAGCGCCGCCGATGTGATTGGCCACACCGCCGAGGAAATCGGCCTGTGGGACGCCTCGGCGAAAAGTCTGCAACGCATCGAACGGGTGATTCGCGAACAAGGCCTGAGCAACGTGGCCATTCTCGTCCAGCACAAGGACGGCCAGTCGCTGACCTGCGTGATTTCCAGCCGGCAGATCAGCGTCGGCGATCAGCCGTGCATCGTCACCACCCTGCGCGACATCACCCAGCAACAACGCTCGGAAGCAGCGCTGAAGGCCAGCGAAGAAAAATTCGCCAAGGCGTTTCACTCCAGCCCCGACGCCATCACCATCACCGAGCGCGACACCGGGCGTTATCTGGAGGTCAACGACGGTTTCTGTCGCCTTACCGGCTACCGCGCTGACGAAGTGGTGGGCAAAACCGTTTATCAGGTGGGGATCTGGGCCGAAGAGAAACAGCGCTCGACCTTACTCGCCGAGTTACAGATCAAGGGCCGCGTGCATCATCAGGAAATGCTCGGGCGCAACAAGCGCGGCGAGTTGCTCACGGTGGAAGTCTCGGTCGAGCCGATCACCCTCAATGAAACCGCGTGCCTGCTGCTGACCGCGCGCGACGTCAGCCTGTTGAAGAACGCCGAAGCGCAGATTCGTCACCTGGCCTATCACGACCCGCTGACCAACCTGCCCAACCGCGCCCTGCTGATGGATCGCCTGAGTCAGCAGATCGCCCTGCTCAAGCGCCACAATCTGCGCGGCGCCTTGCTGTTTCTCGACCTCGATCACTTCAAGCACATCAACGATTCCCTCGGCCACCCGGTCGGCGACACCGTGCTGAAAATCATCACCGCGCGGCTCGAAGCCAGCGTGCGCATGGAAGACACGGTGGCGCGCCTCGGTGGCGATGAGTTTGTGGTGTTGCTCAGCGGCCTCGAAGGTTCGCGCAGTGAAGTCAGCGAGCAAGTGCGCGCGCTGGCTGACACCATTCGCGAACTGCTCTCGGAGCCGATGTTCCTCGATGGCCAGCGCCTGCAAGTGACGCCGAGCATTGGCGTCGCGCTGATTCCCGATCACGGCTCGACCCCCACCGACCTGCTCAAACGCGCCGACATCGCCCTGTACCGGGCCAAGGATTCCGGGCGCAACACCACGCAGATGTATCACAACACCATGCAGAAAGCGGCCAGCGAGCGCCTGCGCATGGAGACCGACCTGCGCCTGGCGCTGTCGCGCGGCGAGTTCAATGTGCACTTTCAGCCGCAAGTCGATGCCCGCGACAACCGCATCATTGGCGCCGAAGCCCTGGTGCGCTGGAATCATCCCGAACTCGGCGCGCAATCGCCCACCGAGTTCATCAAGGTACTGGAAGACAGCGGCCTGATTCTCGAAGTCGGCACGTGGATCCTCGATGAAGCCTGCAACGCCTTCAAACAACTGATCGCGTTGAAACTGGTCGACCCGCTCAACTTCAGCCTGTGCGTGAACATCAGCCCCCGGCAGTTCCGCCAGAACGATTTCGTCGAACGCATCGAACACAGCATGACCAGCCACGGCCTGCCCTGCTCGCTGCTGAAACTGGAAATCACCGAAGGCATCGTCATCCAGAATCTGGAAGACACCATCAGCAAAATGCGCCGCCTGAAAAAGCTCGGCGTGAGCTTCGCCATGGACGACTTCGGCACCGGTTATTCGTCGCTGACTTATTTGAAGCGTCTGCCTGTAGACACTTTGAAAATCGATCAGTCGTTCATCCGCGATGCGACCACCGATTCCAATGTCGCGGAGATCATTCGCGCAATTGTCGCGATGGCCCGCAGCCTGGAATTGGAAGTGATTGCCGAAGGCGTGGAGACGCCAGCGCAACTGGCGTTTCTGCAAGGGCTGGAATGCCATTTGTATCAGGGTTATCTGCACAGTCGGCCAGTGGGGTTGGAGGATCTGAAAAAACTGCTGCCCTGA
- a CDS encoding LysR family transcriptional regulator: MDLANLNAFIAIAETGSFSGAGERLHLTQPAISKRIAGLEQQLKVRLFDRLGREVGLTEAGRALLPRAYQILNVLDDTRRALTNLTGEVSGRLTLATSHHIGLHRLPPLLREFTRRYPQVALDIQFLDSEVAYEEILHGRAELAVITLAPEPHTLVKATPVWDDPLDFVVAPEHSLINNGAVSLADIAGHPAVFPGGNTFTHHIVQRLFEAQGLTPNIAMSTNYLETIKMMVSIGLAWSVLPRTMLDEQVASIALPGIQLTRQLGYILHTERTLSNAARAFMALLDAQIDRPGTPA; this comes from the coding sequence ATGGACTTGGCTAACCTCAACGCTTTTATTGCCATCGCCGAGACCGGCAGCTTCTCCGGCGCTGGCGAACGCCTTCATCTGACCCAACCGGCGATCAGCAAGCGCATCGCCGGTCTTGAGCAGCAATTGAAGGTGCGCCTGTTCGACCGCTTGGGCCGTGAAGTCGGCCTGACCGAGGCCGGTCGTGCCCTGCTGCCACGGGCTTATCAGATTCTCAACGTGCTCGACGACACCCGCCGCGCCCTGACCAACCTGACCGGCGAGGTCAGCGGTCGCCTGACGCTGGCCACCAGTCACCACATCGGCCTGCACCGCTTGCCGCCTCTATTAAGGGAGTTCACCCGCCGCTACCCACAGGTTGCGCTGGATATTCAGTTTCTTGATTCGGAAGTGGCCTACGAGGAAATTCTCCACGGCCGTGCAGAACTGGCAGTTATCACGCTGGCGCCGGAGCCGCACACGCTGGTCAAAGCCACCCCGGTTTGGGACGACCCGCTGGATTTTGTCGTGGCGCCGGAGCATTCGCTGATCAACAACGGTGCCGTCAGTCTGGCGGACATCGCCGGCCATCCGGCGGTTTTCCCCGGCGGCAACACCTTTACCCACCACATCGTCCAGCGTTTGTTCGAAGCCCAGGGCCTGACGCCGAACATCGCCATGAGCACCAACTACCTGGAAACCATCAAGATGATGGTCTCCATCGGCCTGGCCTGGAGCGTGCTGCCGCGCACCATGCTCGACGAACAAGTGGCAAGCATCGCATTGCCGGGCATACAGCTCACTCGCCAGCTAGGCTATATCTTGCACACCGAACGGACGCTATCGAATGCAGCACGAGCCTTCATGGCTTTGCTGGACGCACAAATCGATCGGCCAGGGACTCCGGCCTGA
- the leuC gene encoding 3-isopropylmalate dehydratase large subunit: MAGKTLYDKLWDSHLVKQRDDGSALIYIDRHIIHEVTSPQAFEGLRLAGRKPWRIDANIATPDHNVPTTPERKGGIEAIADQVSRLQVQTLDDNCDEYGIVEFKMNDVRQGIVHVISPEQGATLPGMTVVCGDSHTSTHGAFGALAHGIGTSEVEHVLATQCLVAKKMKNMLVRVEGQLPFGVTAKDIVLAVIGKIGTAGGNGHAIEFAGSAIRDLSVEGRMTICNMSIEAGARVGLVAADQKTIDYVKGRPFAPKGEQWDMAVEAWKDLVSDADAKFDTVVELDAAQIKPQVSWGTSPEMVLAVDQNVPDPAKEMDLVKRDSIVRALKYMGLTANQAITDIQLDRVFIGSCTNSRIEDLRAAAVIAKGRKVASTIKQAIVVPGSGLVKAQAEAEGLDKIFLEAGFEWREPGCSMCLAMNPDRLESGEHCASTSNRNFEGRQGAGGRTHLVSPAMAAAAAVNGRFIDVRELIQGAQ, from the coding sequence ATGGCCGGCAAAACGCTCTACGACAAGCTCTGGGATTCGCATTTGGTCAAGCAGCGCGACGATGGCTCGGCGCTGATCTACATCGATCGTCACATCATCCACGAAGTGACTTCGCCGCAAGCTTTCGAAGGCTTGCGTCTGGCCGGACGCAAGCCTTGGCGCATCGATGCCAACATTGCGACCCCGGATCACAACGTACCGACCACTCCGGAGCGCAAGGGCGGCATCGAAGCCATTGCCGATCAGGTTTCGCGTTTGCAGGTGCAGACCCTCGACGACAACTGCGATGAATACGGCATCGTCGAATTCAAGATGAACGACGTGCGTCAGGGCATCGTTCACGTGATCAGTCCGGAGCAGGGCGCGACCTTGCCGGGCATGACCGTGGTCTGCGGTGACTCGCACACCTCGACCCACGGCGCATTCGGTGCGTTGGCCCACGGCATCGGCACCTCCGAGGTCGAGCACGTCCTCGCCACGCAGTGCCTCGTCGCGAAGAAAATGAAAAACATGCTGGTGCGCGTTGAAGGGCAATTGCCGTTCGGCGTGACCGCCAAGGACATCGTTCTCGCGGTGATCGGCAAGATCGGCACCGCCGGTGGTAACGGCCACGCCATCGAATTTGCCGGCAGCGCGATCCGCGATCTGTCCGTTGAAGGCCGCATGACCATCTGCAACATGTCCATCGAAGCCGGCGCCCGCGTCGGCCTGGTGGCGGCGGATCAGAAGACCATCGACTACGTCAAAGGTCGTCCATTCGCGCCGAAAGGCGAGCAGTGGGACATGGCCGTCGAAGCCTGGAAAGACCTGGTTTCCGATGCCGATGCCAAGTTCGACACCGTGGTCGAGCTCGACGCCGCGCAAATCAAGCCGCAAGTCAGCTGGGGCACTTCGCCTGAAATGGTCTTGGCCGTGGATCAGAATGTGCCGGATCCGGCCAAGGAAATGGATCTGGTCAAGCGCGACTCGATTGTCCGCGCCTTGAAATACATGGGTTTGACCGCCAATCAGGCGATCACCGACATTCAGCTTGATCGCGTATTCATCGGTTCCTGCACCAACTCGCGCATCGAAGACTTGCGCGCCGCTGCGGTGATCGCCAAGGGCCGCAAGGTGGCCTCGACCATCAAGCAGGCGATCGTCGTGCCGGGCTCGGGTCTGGTCAAGGCGCAGGCGGAAGCCGAAGGGCTGGACAAGATTTTCCTCGAGGCCGGTTTCGAATGGCGTGAGCCGGGTTGCTCGATGTGCCTGGCGATGAACCCGGACCGTTTGGAGTCCGGCGAGCATTGCGCCTCGACGTCCAACCGTAACTTCGAAGGCCGTCAGGGCGCCGGTGGCCGTACCCACCTGGTCAGCCCGGCGATGGCAGCGGCGGCAGCAGTGAACGGCCGTTTCATCGACGTTCGTGAATTGATCCAAGGAGCACAGTAA
- the leuD gene encoding 3-isopropylmalate dehydratase small subunit encodes MKAFTQHTGLVAPLDRANVDTDQIIPKQFLKSIKRTGFGPNLFDEWRYLDVGQPYQDNSRRPMNKDFVLNAERYQGASVLLARENFGCGSSREHAPWALEEYGFRSIIAPSYADIFFNNSFKNGLLPIILSDAEVDELFKQVEAEPGYQLQIDLQAQTVTRPDGKVYSFEIDAFRKHCLLNGLDDIGLTLQDGDAIATFEAKHRVSQPWLFRDA; translated from the coding sequence ATGAAGGCATTTACTCAGCACACTGGTCTTGTCGCGCCTCTGGATCGTGCCAACGTCGACACCGATCAGATCATTCCCAAGCAGTTCTTGAAGTCGATCAAGCGCACCGGTTTCGGTCCGAACCTGTTCGACGAGTGGCGTTATCTGGATGTCGGCCAGCCGTACCAGGACAACTCCAGGCGGCCGATGAACAAGGATTTCGTCCTTAACGCCGAGCGTTATCAGGGTGCCAGCGTATTGCTCGCCCGCGAGAACTTCGGCTGCGGCTCGAGCCGTGAACACGCGCCGTGGGCGCTGGAAGAGTACGGTTTCCGCAGCATCATCGCGCCGAGTTACGCCGACATCTTCTTCAACAACAGTTTCAAGAACGGCCTGCTGCCGATCATCCTCAGCGATGCAGAAGTTGATGAACTGTTTAAGCAGGTTGAAGCCGAGCCGGGTTATCAATTGCAGATCGACCTGCAAGCGCAGACCGTGACCCGCCCGGATGGCAAGGTGTACAGCTTCGAAATCGATGCGTTTCGCAAGCACTGCCTGCTCAATGGTCTTGACGATATCGGCCTGACCTTGCAGGACGGCGATGCGATTGCGACGTTCGAAGCCAAGCATCGGGTTAGTCAGCCGTGGTTGTTTCGCGACGCTTGA